Below is a window of Apodemus sylvaticus chromosome 5, mApoSyl1.1, whole genome shotgun sequence DNA.
aagaaataaattgaaatgaaagtcaaaataaattttagtatgTGGTGGgataacagttaaagaaaattggCTGTGATAGCCCAGAGTGGTTTCTTTGTTAGTAATGGCAAAACTGTATGACGCTTAGTCTCATGGTCATTCTTAAATATAGTTATTCTAGGCAGCCTTCCTGAGAAGAGATGAAAGGATTTGTGAAGAACACAGTACAGTGCATGACATAAAGTAGATGTTTTGGTTAGGATTTTTATCATATAGCTTAATTTTGGGCGATGTGCTGCCTAGGTAGAACATGAATCTCTAACTCCATAGTCTTTGCCTCTTAGAGGCTTAATGTTTATCTTCTGAATATTAGAGTTAGGAGAAAGCAAaggacatttaattttttattgtgaaTATTGTATTGGTTTTATTTACATGCTTGCGAACAGAGTTGGTAGGGTGAGACAGGAGAATGATAAGTTTAGTCCAACCTGCACTGCATAAAGAGACCTTGTCTTCAAATGAGAAAGGTATTGAATTTTATGCTTCTAATCATTATTGAAAAATAATGCTAGTGTTAGGAAAcatagaaaaatgagaaaataatttgcAAACTCATACACTTACTTTTTGACAATCCACAGCTGAAACTAGAATCTTCAACTTCAAAAATAAAGAGTGGTAAGCTTCTGGAAGAGGAAACGTCTACTGACTTTGTCTTCATACCTCCAGAAGGAAAAGAGACGAAGGCAAGGGTTCTAACGGAGCACCAGAAAGAAGTCCTCAGGACAAAACGGTTTGTTGAGCTTTTTAACTTATCGATCATGCTCGGTGTCATGTATacatgcatttttgtttttggtgcCTGGTGAAGAGATCTTACTTAGGGCTTTGGTCGTGCTAGGCAAGGGCTGTACCACTGAACTGCTACACCTAGCCTGAGAATACTAAATTTTAAAGGCAGATGGTGGATGATGgaatttcataatattttaatcTATTTACAAATATGCTCAGTGTTTCTAAACTTTCTAACTTTTTCAAattgtttatttacatcccaaatgctacCCCCTCTCATCCCCATCCCCTTCATTTCTGAGAGggcaggttccccccccccccccccccccccaccttccatAGCATACCCTCACCCtgatgcatcaagtctctacaggattaggcacatcctctcccagtgaggtTGTTTCTAAACTGCCTTTAGTGAGATATATGAATattggaaggaagagaaagtagTTTCTTAGGGAAATCTATAAGGTTTTATATGGTTGATTAAATATTCTTCTATTGAAAAATTTTTGATGGTGAGAAGAATATATATAAGGTTTTATATGGTTGATTAAATATTCTTCTATTGAAAAATTTTTGATTGTGAGAAGAATATATATTACCAGGTTTTtggaatttttataaataatgtttttCTTAGGTGTGATATTCCTGCCTTGTATAATAATCTGGATGCTTCAcaagatgctttattttctgCTCAGTTTAGTCAAGAAGAATCAATGTAAGTGCAAAACTTTTATGACTAATTttctaattatataattaaaaaacaatctaATTTGTCTATTTATCTTAGGGAAAGCCCCACTTTaactgaaaaaccaaaagaagatgcCAGGATAATTAAGGTACAAGCAGTGTTTGAACTTCAGGGTTTTAATAAGATTATATAAGATTGTAAATTATAAATACAGATCtttatttcattaattgttaAAATGTATATGAGTCTCCTAACTCTGAACCATACACTAGCAgaattgtatatgtgcatgctgCATGCATTtacaaatggaaattaaaaatggaaatacatttttgcagttGGAAGCATTAAAGCAGTTTCTTCTTAGGTAGCCCAGGATGTTTTTGAGCTGGTATGGAGCTATAGTTCCTCTTAGCTACCTGATCTCCTGCCTCTTCCACCAGTCTTAGCCTCAGTGAGGCTTTATCTGAATCATCAGTTTAAAGTATGGTAATCATTCTTTAGTGGTTCTTTTTGGAACATTCATAGTATTTTGAAAAGTTTACCAGAGTATATTATGTTTcctaagaaaattttaattaccacagtattatatttaaatttcccAAGTAAgtgttgttttttaatgtaatCTGTGTGCTTTTATGTAGGAAGAGCAAATGGAGAGTGTCCTTTTCACCCCTCAAGGTGCCCCAGAAAACTCTGGAATAGATCAACATCCTGAGAAGGCTTCTTTACCAAGTAGTGGCGGCTCTGTTGCTGAAACCAATCCAGAAATGTTGAGCAGTGGTTTTGATgctaaaaaagaaatattaatttcaTCAAAAATAACGTCAGCTGAATGTACAGAAACTTCGGTGGTCAGCAGCAGTTCAGTTTCTAATGCCACTTTTTCTGGAACTCCTCCACAGCCTACAAGTCGGAGACAAACCTTTATTACTTTGGAGAAATTTGATGGCTCAGAAACTAGACCTTTTAGTCCATCCCCCTTGAATAACCTGTCTTCCACTGTTACTGTGAGAAATAACCAGGATAACACAACTAAAACTGATACGCCACCAAAAGCAAGGAAAAGAGAAGTGGCTCACTCAAAGCCTGATTCAGAACAATTAGCGAATGCAGGTAAGAAATCAAGCCGGAGATGGAGTAAAGCTGAGCAGTCGGTTAATAAAAAGTCTAAGCCTTCACTGACGTCTCAACAGGAAGAACATCCACTCGAAAATAACCCCCCTGATTTGCTCAGTCCAACAGAATGTGTGTCAGAAAATCATGATCATCCTTCTGAAGCTACCCTAGAACACGAAGATAGAGCTCCTAAGCCAGCAATAGAAAATGCTTCATTGGAAGACGTAACGACAGAAGAAAAAAGTGTAGGCATTAACCCGGAATCTAAAGCAAATGCAGACTCAATTGTAGCATCAACAGAACGGATAGTCAGTGAAGAGAGTCAAGCTGCTGCCGCTCCAAATCCAAAAACACTCCGACGGTCTTCAAGGCGGCGGCCAGAAGTAGGAGAGTCTGGTGCTGACAGCCAAGACAAGGACAGTGgtcaacaaaaaaaggaaagacgaaaggaagaagacaaaatttCAAAGACTCTGTTGCATATCAAAGATGATAAATTGACCAAGCAAAaactaactgctgagccacctatACAGGAAAATttaactgaaaaaggaaatagtTTGCATGAGAGAACTTTAGGGGAATCCAGTGTTAATGCTGAAATtgaccaaaataaaagaaaaccagaacTTGAGAATGTTAGTTCTGAAGGAGGTGGTACCCTGGACAGTATAGATAAATCATCTGAGAAACCTTTAAGAGGGCGGACACGATATCAAACAAGAAGAGCTTCTCAGGGTTTGATTTCTGGTGTTGAAAACTCAGAATCTGATAGTTCTGAGGCAAAGGAAGAAGTTTCAAGAAAGAAACgatcagggaaatggaaaaataaaagcagtgaCAGTGTTgacattgaagaacaagaagaaaaaatggTTGAAGAGGAAGTTATGAAAACTGCAAATCAGACACATGATGGTCAGGCAGTTCCCGATGTTGATATGAATGCAGTGGCTCAGGTTTGTGAAAAAAGTACAGATAACAATAGGGTGATCCTTCAGGAGTCTTCTGGGTCTGCAGAGTCACTGCAAGTTCCACTTACAGGCGAGGATAAAAGTAAGACTAGCAAATATGTAGACAGTTCACTTGTAAGTCTGCCTGTGCCAGAACCAAACCTCAGGACTAGGAATGCCAGTAAGAGATTATGTAAACGAGATGCTGATAGTAGTATGGGGTCATCAGACATTTCTGGGTCTCCTGAAAAATGCACCCAAGTAGTTGAATGCCAACACAAGAGAAGTAGGAGAGTAAGGAGATCTAAAAGTTGTGACTGCTGTGGGGAAAAATCACAGTCCCAGGAAAAGTCATTTATTGGATTAAAGAACACAGAAAGTTATGCCACAAGGAGCATGGAGACAAAAAAGACAGATACACAAGTACCTGAGACTGCACCTGAAATGCCTAAAGCTAATGAACATGCAGAAACAAAGTTGGTAGGTGAACAGCCTATTGTGAATTTTCATATGGGTCTTAAAGACGAGAATTCTACTACTGGTAATTTAATTAAGTCTGAAGCTGAATTGGAAGAAAATAGTAAAAGTTCCCTTCCATCTGAGAtagtaaataagaaagaaaaaacttacgATACAGATGGTAGCGCAGCAGTCTGTGAAATCCAAGAGCCATGTAATGAAACATACAGTGCTGCTGAGGACCCATGCTTCAGTGATTGCAAAGATATCTCACTGAAGTCCCCTTCAGATAACAGAGTAGAATGTCCAGAAGCTATTCTGAAAAGAGAGTTTGACATCAGCAATGTAGGGAAGGCATGCAAAGTAACAGCTGGGTCCACTCCGGAGAGAGTTGAAACTATGgaattaaatgtaaaaaatgaCACATGTGGAGCTGCTGTCTCTGAAAAGAAGAGTATCCAAATGGATGTTTCTGTAGATGTGGTAACAGAGGAGGATAATAAAGATGAATGTGAAGCAGTCACAACTGAAGTGAATGCTGAAGGAGGAGCCACTGAGGACTTCAATTCAAGTATGAGCCTTTCTGATACTACCACACCTATAAGCAAGGATGTTCAGACTGAGCAGCCAGCCAGTGGGGAACTAGAGAGGAATAGCAATGAATCTGATTCAGGCTTGTGTGAGGAAATGAACAATGAAATGgaaagttacaaaacccagatgaACACTGAAATTGACAATGCCAGGGTAAAGGATGTGGACATGATTGTCAGCACCTCTAAATCTGAAGAAGCACTGGTTGGAAGACTAGATGGCAACACCGAGAGCTTTGTTAGTGGCAGTGAAATGAGCTCTGGAGAAGGAACTGTTAATTGCAAAACTGAGATGAGCATTGAACTTAATAAATTAGATGAAGCAAAATTAAGTGGCAATAAAACTGCAGTGGGAAATGATACTCTGCAGGAAGTTTGCTTTACTACAGAGAAAGTGGAGGAATTACCACAGTCTCTGACACCCGAAGTGGCTTCTGAACTTGGAGTAGAAACCGGTAATGCATCTCCTGAAAAGTTAGAGCTGGATCCTTCTTTTGGATCAGCAAGTGAAAGTCCTAGTGGTATGCAGGCACGCTGTGTCTGGTCACCTTTGGCTTCTCCATCCACAAGCATTTTAAAGAGAGGACTAAAAAGATCCCAAGAAGATGAGATCTCACCAGTTAACAAGGTAGGAGGAGTGACACTATGATAAATGTAATGTTTgcttggatatggtctctatgtGAAATCTAGTAAAGTACAGGGTATTAGGATCATGGCTACTCACTATGGAAAGGACAGGAAGGCTTTCAGGTCGTCTTACACCTCACTCAAGAACTCGATGTAGGTGTGCACATGGGGCATAATGGGTAGCTCTCATTTAGGACCTTTCCTATAATCCAATTGGTGGAACCAGATTGAAGAAGCCAGGCAGCACTGATTGATGCTGATCAAAAGGCTCAGCACTTAGTATGTGTTTAGActtattaatataaaaaaaatcttaagacagTTAAAATAATTTGCAACTACCTAATTTTTTGCTTTCAGTAATCTTATCTCTcaccgccccctcccccacattttCCATTGTGGAGATTAAATCCAGGGGCccatttatatatgttttattagtGCACCTCCTTGCCCAGgccttagttttttgagacaggttaaATTAGGTGTATGCCACCAAATTGTTTCTCCCCTATCCAGTCTTTGTTCCTTTTCAAGGTTAGGGTAATCCAGTGCAGTGTCGAGTGTGTTTGGCACATGGCACATTACTCTGTCACTGAGAGATTCCCAGGTCTTAATGTCTGTTTCTCCTGCACTGAACTATACACATGAAGAGTTTCAGGAAAAATGGATTATCTAGACAATTTAGCTTTTGGGTCTTTTGCTTATATAGGTTattgaatgagaaaaattaacttcTGCTTGACAAAAAACTTGTTCTAAAAATGTTGATTATTTTCAACTTAATCTTGAAATTGATATCTGATACTGTAGAATATGTATTTGAACTTAATGTGTATAGTATCTATAAAGCTGGTGCTTTGATCTTTGCCTTCAACAAGCATATatggtttttaatcttttttgcGTATGGGAACCTCTTCTTGAACTGTCACTCATGCCTCAGCTAGGGTTACAGTCTTGTTTCATCACCATTGGTTAGCAAGTTATCTTTACACTTATTTTTACTACTTTTAGTTATATGTACGAGTATATTAGAATATGTGGACAGTAGTGCAGGTGCCTATAGAAACCAGAGACATCAAATTATGGGCAATTGTAAACTGCTTAAGGTGGGTGCTAGGACCTTTGAAGTACAGTGTATgctcttctctgtttttgtttttttgagacaaggtttcttgtCCTTGCTGTtgtggaacttgctctgtagatcaggctggcctggaactcatctgtctcctacctccacctccaggaatgctagggttaaaggcatgtacctgCCCACCTGCAGTATGAACTCTTCCCTGCTTGAGTCTTCTCTCAAACTTTAGTTTTACAATCTGGGAAGATACATTGAAAATACTTTTGAGACTTCAGAGATGAAATCACTTAGGAAGATGTAACATGTTgctcttgattttgtttgttttgcttttgtttttatgacaGAGGGCCTCATTAtgcagttctggctggcctggtgTTCACAAATTGGTAGCTATATGccgcccccccccttttttttttttttttaagaaaacaggtTTGTTGTGGACTGCAAAAGGTCGTAAGGTAGTAACAAGATGACAGAATTCTGAAGAATTCAGAAGGCTTATATAGCTTAATTAGCTATTATTACTGTCGTCTTCCCCCTCACCCCCTTAGACAGTGTCttactatatagtcctggctataCTTGGGGAAGATTAAATGTCTGTTCTAGATTAAATAGGATAACATTTCTGTAGCAGATACTTAAGAATCAATCCTAGAAGGTAATGGAGTGATATTAATAGTTATATGAGATCTCTGTTATATATTTAGCCAATAGCTCAATGGGAACATATTTGTAGACCTTTAGAAGAAACCAAATTAGCCATAATGAGGTTGACATAGATAAAAACTGTTGCCCCGTGGCCACGGTATTTGTACTGCCTTCAGAGAGTTTAGGGCAGGGGTTCTGGAAATGGCTTTAGGTGGTCTAGTGCTTGTGAGGCAAGttcgaggacctgagttcaatttctagaacCCACATTTAAAGTAAAAATCCTGGGCTAGGGTGGCATGTGCTAATAATCTCTATCTTGGGGAAACAGATATCCATATTCTGGGGTCTGCTGCGTAGTAAGTTTACttagggagtttgaggccattgAGATGCATCATCTCACAAAATTAAGTTATACAACACCTGAGCAATCACTTCGTCCcttcaaagttgtcctctgacttctacatgcatacattcacaagTTTACAGTGATGATTAATAAGATATACCAGAAGCTAGTTACTACCATCTATAGTCTGTATAATACAGTTTATTGGTTAACAAAAATCAAATTGTACAGGATTTTTAAGAGATTTAATTTTCattggtgtgtgtatttgtatatgcaaAAGCAAGTTTTTCCTGGTGAGGCCAGAAGAGTATATCCAATCCCTTGGAGCTAGACTTATAGACTTATGTAGAACTGGCTTGTTAATGTTGGTGCTAGAATTTGAACTCTGGCTGTCACAATTATGTAGCTGATGCTTTTTACGCCTAAGCTGTCTCTTGAGcccttgttttgttctttgaggctgaggtttcactatgtagttccagactggcctcaatttgatctttgcttcagtctcctgaTTGATGGTATCACAGGTATGCACTGCCACTCCTGCActatttttttagacagggtcttactatgtagccctgactgatcTGGAACTTGGAAATCTATACTGTGcagagcaggctgacctcaaaaatctacctacctttgcctcctgagtgctgggattgaaggtgtgcaccatcaaATCCTGCATATTTATTGTACATTGTTAAAGAGTTTGATTAAAGTTTTGATCACTGTAGAAGTAGTGTAGTATATAATTAGAATGAGATACAGTATTATCTCAGAATCTGAAAGATGGAGGGTTCTAGTAAAATAAGCTTGGACATACTCGCTTTTGCACCAACTCAGACCTGCAAATCAGGTCTTAATGAAAACTTTTCCTGTACTTCCAGGTTAGACGAGTCTCGTTTGCAGATCCAATATACCAAGCAGGATTGGCAGATGACATTGATAGGCGCTGCTCTGTTGTTAGGTCTCATTCTTCAAATAGCTCTCCCATAATAAAAAGTGTTAAAACTTCACCTACTTCACATTCTAAGGTAAGCTACGGTCTTCAAAATATGCATATGTCTTTATATAAACTTGTATTTGAACATCAAGAAACAGTCTTCTTTGCTTTGGATTTATTGCTTTTTTATGGAGAAGGCTAAGGCCAATCAATCAGCTATATCTCACAGGTAAATTAATAGTTTATCCTattccattttcatttcctgAAATTTTACAAGGGTGATTCTAGTTGTACAGTTTAACTTGTAACATTATAGTTTTCTGGGGttctgagtgtttttttttctctacttctATCTAGCATAATACCACTTCAGCCAAAGGATTTCTGTCCCCAGGATCACAGAGCTCTAAATTTAAGAGCTCAAAGAAGTGTTTAGTAAGAAGTGCTTtagtttttatgtaattttatactTTCATGTTCAATCTTGTAACCTCTACTAAATGGCTCCtgacatttattttaagattacAGAAATGGCCCAAGAATCCATGCTGTCCCCAACAGAAAGTGTTTACCCAGCTTTGGTGAACTGTGCAGCATCAGTTGACATCATTTTACCTCAGATTACGTCAAACATGTGGTAAGCGGTTATTTAAGCTTATGTTCATGTTCTGAAGAATAGGCGCTTGGGGTGTTTGTTTTTCATCATGATACTATTTTGGGACATAGTATTGCTAGTTTTCCAGTTTGAGGAAGGACTTTAGCTACTAAGGAAGCTGAGGTATGAGGATCACCTTGGCCTGCCTGAGATGTATAGTAATGACGGGAGTAATCTGGGACTAGGGCTGAAGCTCAGTTGGTGGACTGCTTGTTTAGTGTTGATGAGGGTATACATTTCATCCTTGGTACTGCATAAGCCAGAAGTGCTTTGGATTTACTGCTTTTTTATGGAGAAGGCTAAGGCCAATCAGCTGTATCTCACAGGTAAATTAATAGGGCCAGCTCAAGGGCATCCTCTGACACAtggggagtttgaggtcagtgtcACACTGGATTGTTGATTTAAACTACTAAGACTTACAGCGTGAAGGGACAAAAAATGAAAGACTTCAATGAGGCTCACCTGTATGAACGCATGCTCATACATAACGTATAGAACATAAGTTCTGTGTACCGAAGAGTTCTTGAATTTGgatccttttctccctccatacAAACTGGGATGATAGAATTGAATTGCCAGGCAGGGCTCAGGAGGAAATGTCTTAATGGTCAAACTTCTTAGTGT
It encodes the following:
- the Rif1 gene encoding telomere-associated protein RIF1 isoform X4, which codes for MTAPGRSPLEPLLETWEDSSVSPGEQTDAYLTLTSRMTGEEGKEVIAEIEKNLPRLYTVLKAHISSQNSELSSAALQALGFCLYNPRITSGLSEANIQELLSTLNGIIKSSDKNVCTRALWVISKQTFPTELVSKMVSSIIDSLEVILSKGEIHSAVVDFEALNVIIRLIEQAPVQMGEESVRWAKLVIPLVVHTAQKVHLRGATALEMGMPLLLQKQQEIALITEHLMTTKLISELQKLFMNKNETYVLKLWPLFVKLLGKTLHRSGSFINSLLQLEELGFRSGTPMIKKIAFIAWKSLIDNFALNPDILCSAKRLKLLMQPLSSIHVRTETLALTKLEVWWYLLMRLGPQLPANFEQVCVPLIQSTISVDSIASPQGSSSRGSTSPGLSPLTPGHKGASPYGTPRVTLSSNIGGMATIPSIQLLGLEMMLHFLLGPEVLSFAKQHKIVLSLEPLEHPLISSPSFFSKYAHTLITAVHDSFVAVGREASDAVLSAIWKELISLVKSVTESGNRKERSGSEVLTLLLKSLENIVKSEVFPVSKTLVLMEITVKGLPQKVLGSPAYQVANMDILNGTPALFLIQLIFNNNLLESGVEDEKFFLNLETLVGCALSGPTSPLAFSDSVLTMISQNAKQLANKEHLWRMWSMIVTPLTDVIHQTNEVNQGDALEHNFSAIYGALTLPINNIFSAQTFPLGTMKTLLKTWSELYRAFSRCSALVATAEENLCCEELSSKIICNLEDEALSDLLFLDRISHIIIVMVDCIDFSPYNMKYQPKIKSPQRSSDWSRKKKEPLGKLASLFKLIVKVIDSFHTLSLKETYSDTLLAIGNSIISMLANVFGHISLPSMIREIFATFTRPLALLYENSKLDEVPKVYTCLNSKLEKLLGEIVACLQFSYLGAYDSELLEQLSPLLCIIFLHKNKQIRKQSAVLWNATFAKATALVYPEELKPILRQAKQKIMLLLPGLENVEMMDESSGPYSDATENSQLNVKISGMERKSSGKRDSILAHSKDKKENVKLSAKLKLESSTSKIKSGKLLEEETSTDFVFIPPEGKETKARVLTEHQKEVLRTKRESPTLTEKPKEDARIIKEEQMESVLFTPQGAPENSGIDQHPEKASLPSSGGSVAETNPEMLSSGFDAKKEILISSKITSAECTETSVVSSSSVSNATFSGTPPQPTSRRQTFITLEKFDGSETRPFSPSPLNNLSSTVTVRNNQDNTTKTDTPPKARKREVAHSKPDSEQLANAGKKSSRRWSKAEQSVNKKSKPSLTSQQEEHPLENNPPDLLSPTECVSENHDHPSEATLEHEDRAPKPAIENASLEDVTTEEKSVGINPESKANADSIVASTERIVSEESQAAAAPNPKTLRRSSRRRPEVGESGADSQDKDSGQQKKERRKEEDKISKTLLHIKDDKLTKQKLTAEPPIQENLTEKGNSLHERTLGESSVNAEIDQNKRKPELENVSSEGGGTLDSIDKSSEKPLRGRTRYQTRRASQGLISGVENSESDSSEAKEEVSRKKRSGKWKNKSSDSVDIEEQEEKMVEEEVMKTANQTHDGQAVPDVDMNAVAQVCEKSTDNNRVILQESSGSAESLQVPLTGEDKSKTSKYVDSSLVSLPVPEPNLRTRNASKRLCKRDADSSMGSSDISGSPEKCTQVVECQHKRSRRVRRSKSCDCCGEKSQSQEKSFIGLKNTESYATRSMETKKTDTQVPETAPEMPKANEHAETKLVGEQPIVNFHMGLKDENSTTGNLIKSEAELEENSKSSLPSEIVNKKEKTYDTDGSAAVCEIQEPCNETYSAAEDPCFSDCKDISLKSPSDNRVECPEAILKREFDISNVGKACKVTAGSTPERVETMELNVKNDTCGAAVSEKKSIQMDVSVDVVTEEDNKDECEAVTTEVNAEGGATEDFNSSMSLSDTTTPISKDVQTEQPASGELERNSNESDSGLCEEMNNEMESYKTQMNTEIDNARVKDVDMIVSTSKSEEALVGRLDGNTESFVSGSEMSSGEGTVNCKTEMSIELNKLDEAKLSGNKTAVGNDTLQEVCFTTEKVEELPQSLTPEVASELGVETGNASPEKLELDPSFGSASESPSGMQARCVWSPLASPSTSILKRGLKRSQEDEISPVNKVRRVSFADPIYQAGLADDIDRRCSVVRSHSSNSSPIIKSVKTSPTSHSKHNTTSAKGFLSPGSQSSKFKSSKKCLITEMAQESMLSPTESVYPALVNCAASVDIILPQITSNMWARGLGQLIRAKNIKTIGDLSTLTASEIKTLPIRSPKVFNVKKALRVYHEQQMKSRGLEEIPIFDISEKAVNGVESKALSTDEERLAADLIDPVTLETPLSKNLVAQISALALQLDSEDLYSYSGSQLFEMHEKLGTMANSIIRNLQSRWRSTAQENS
- the Rif1 gene encoding telomere-associated protein RIF1 isoform X2, with protein sequence MTAPGRSPLEPLLETWEDSSVSPGEQTDAYLTLTSRMTGEEGKEVIAEIEKNLPRLYTVLKAHISSQNSELSSAALQALGFCLYNPRITSGLSEANIQELLSTLNGIIKSSDKNVCTRALWVISKQTFPTELVSKMVSSIIDSLEVILSKGEIHSAVVDFEALNVIIRLIEQAPVQMGEESVRWAKLVIPLVVHTAQKVHLRGATALEMGMPLLLQKQQEIALITEHLMTTKLISELQKLFMNKNETYVLKLWPLFVKLLGKTLHRSGSFINSLLQLEELGFRSGTPMIKKIAFIAWKSLIDNFALNPDILCSAKRLKLLMQPLSSIHVRTETLALTKLEVWWYLLMRLGPQLPANFEQVCVPLIQSTISVDSIASPQGSSSRGSTSPGLSPLTPGHKGASPYGTPRVTLSSNIGGMATIPSIQLLGLEMMLHFLLGPEVLSFAKQHKIVLSLEPLEHPLISSPSFFSKYAHTLITAVHDSFVAVGREASDAVLSAIWKELISLVKSVTESGNRKERSGSEVLTLLLKSLENIVKSEVFPVSKTLVLMEITVKGLPQKVLGSPAYQGTPALFLIQLIFNNNLLESGVEDEKFFLNLETLVGCALSGPTSPLAFSDSVLTMISQNAKQLANKEHLWRMWSMIVTPLTDVIHQTNEVNQGDALEHNFSAIYGALTLPINNIFSAQTFPLGTMKTLLKTWSELYRAFSRCSALVATAEENLCCEELSSKIICNLEDEALSDLLFLDRISHIIIVMVDCIDFSPYNMKYQPKIKSPQRSSDWSRKKKEPLGKLASLFKLIVKVIDSFHTLSLKETYSDTLLAIGNSIISMLANVFGHISLPSMIREIFATFTRPLALLYENSKLDEVPKVYTCLNSKLEKLLGEIVACLQFSYLGAYDSELLEQLSPLLCIIFLHKNKQIRKQSAVLWNATFAKATALVYPEELKPILRQAKQKIMLLLPGLENVEMMDESSGPYSDATENSQLNVKISGMERKSSGKRDSILAHSKDKKENVKLSAKLKLESSTSKIKSGKLLEEETSTDFVFIPPEGKETKARVLTEHQKEVLRTKRCDIPALYNNLDASQDALFSAQFSQEESMESPTLTEKPKEDARIIKEEQMESVLFTPQGAPENSGIDQHPEKASLPSSGGSVAETNPEMLSSGFDAKKEILISSKITSAECTETSVVSSSSVSNATFSGTPPQPTSRRQTFITLEKFDGSETRPFSPSPLNNLSSTVTVRNNQDNTTKTDTPPKARKREVAHSKPDSEQLANAGKKSSRRWSKAEQSVNKKSKPSLTSQQEEHPLENNPPDLLSPTECVSENHDHPSEATLEHEDRAPKPAIENASLEDVTTEEKSVGINPESKANADSIVASTERIVSEESQAAAAPNPKTLRRSSRRRPEVGESGADSQDKDSGQQKKERRKEEDKISKTLLHIKDDKLTKQKLTAEPPIQENLTEKGNSLHERTLGESSVNAEIDQNKRKPELENVSSEGGGTLDSIDKSSEKPLRGRTRYQTRRASQGLISGVENSESDSSEAKEEVSRKKRSGKWKNKSSDSVDIEEQEEKMVEEEVMKTANQTHDGQAVPDVDMNAVAQVCEKSTDNNRVILQESSGSAESLQVPLTGEDKSKTSKYVDSSLVSLPVPEPNLRTRNASKRLCKRDADSSMGSSDISGSPEKCTQVVECQHKRSRRVRRSKSCDCCGEKSQSQEKSFIGLKNTESYATRSMETKKTDTQVPETAPEMPKANEHAETKLVGEQPIVNFHMGLKDENSTTGNLIKSEAELEENSKSSLPSEIVNKKEKTYDTDGSAAVCEIQEPCNETYSAAEDPCFSDCKDISLKSPSDNRVECPEAILKREFDISNVGKACKVTAGSTPERVETMELNVKNDTCGAAVSEKKSIQMDVSVDVVTEEDNKDECEAVTTEVNAEGGATEDFNSSMSLSDTTTPISKDVQTEQPASGELERNSNESDSGLCEEMNNEMESYKTQMNTEIDNARVKDVDMIVSTSKSEEALVGRLDGNTESFVSGSEMSSGEGTVNCKTEMSIELNKLDEAKLSGNKTAVGNDTLQEVCFTTEKVEELPQSLTPEVASELGVETGNASPEKLELDPSFGSASESPSGMQARCVWSPLASPSTSILKRGLKRSQEDEISPVNKVRRVSFADPIYQAGLADDIDRRCSVVRSHSSNSSPIIKSVKTSPTSHSKHNTTSAKGFLSPGSQSSKFKSSKKCLITEMAQESMLSPTESVYPALVNCAASVDIILPQITSNMWARGLGQLIRAKNIKTIGDLSTLTASEIKTLPIRSPKVFNVKKALRVYHEQQMKSRGLEEIPIFDISEKAVNGVESKALSTDEERLAADLIDPVTLETPLSKNLVAQISALALQLDSEDLYSYSGSQLFEMHEKLGTMANSIIRNLQSRWRSTAQENS